A part of Vallitalea longa genomic DNA contains:
- a CDS encoding ECF transporter S component, with translation MRKFLDSYPIFELVIIAMLAGLGIATKSIITPLIHIVSGPLFIPGGALAGGFYMMWIIIGAGIINKRGTATLIALVQGIMVLVSGTIGSHGIMSLVTYTLPGLMVDIWYFILRKNGDGLVDCFSGCIIANMTGTFLSNLVFFQLPLLFLILSLSTSALSGSLGGIISYNIVRKLKELRLLKTES, from the coding sequence ATGAGAAAATTTCTTGATAGCTATCCTATATTTGAGTTAGTTATAATTGCTATGTTGGCAGGACTTGGTATCGCAACCAAATCAATAATAACCCCATTAATACATATAGTTTCTGGGCCACTGTTTATTCCAGGTGGAGCACTTGCAGGCGGATTTTATATGATGTGGATAATAATAGGAGCAGGTATTATCAATAAAAGAGGAACAGCCACATTGATTGCATTGGTACAAGGGATTATGGTGCTTGTATCGGGAACAATAGGGAGTCATGGAATTATGAGTTTAGTAACCTATACACTTCCTGGCTTGATGGTAGATATTTGGTATTTTATATTAAGGAAAAATGGAGACGGATTAGTGGATTGTTTTTCGGGATGTATTATTGCTAATATGACTGGAACGTTTTTATCTAATCTAGTGTTTTTTCAGTTACCATTATTGTTCTTAATACTATCATTAAGTACTTCAGCATTATCAGGGAGTCTAGGAGGAATTATTTCTTATAATATTGTACGTAAATTAAAAGAACTCAGGTTATTGAAAACTGAAAGCTAG
- a CDS encoding molybdopterin-dependent oxidoreductase, with protein MKKNIGIIIGVLVVIVGITAYMNMRNSKSLIALQENAQFSIKENGNEKVTLTLDQIREFGETDFKGNYKTKGKDAVEYTYTGVPFKNVLKEAGISLDDKISVVVSSVDGYAVPYDIEKIKEDDNIYLAYMKEKEALKGKDDGGCGPFLVVVSKDQFSQNWAKFAVEADVK; from the coding sequence ATGAAAAAAAATATTGGTATAATTATAGGGGTTTTAGTAGTGATAGTGGGAATCACTGCTTATATGAATATGAGAAATTCTAAATCATTGATAGCTTTACAAGAAAATGCTCAATTTTCAATTAAAGAAAACGGTAATGAGAAAGTAACATTAACACTTGACCAAATAAGAGAATTTGGTGAAACTGATTTTAAAGGTAATTACAAAACTAAAGGTAAAGATGCAGTGGAATATACGTATACAGGTGTTCCTTTCAAAAATGTATTAAAAGAAGCAGGAATATCTTTAGACGATAAAATTTCTGTAGTCGTATCTTCTGTAGATGGATATGCTGTACCTTATGATATTGAAAAAATCAAAGAGGATGATAATATTTATCTAGCTTATATGAAAGAAAAAGAAGCTCTCAAAGGAAAGGATGATGGAGGCTGTGGACCTTTCTTGGTAGTAGTCAGTAAAGATCAATTTAGCCAGAATTGGGCAAAATTTGCAGTAGAGGCAGATGTGAAGTGA
- a CDS encoding ABC transporter ATP-binding protein codes for MRPAVEVKNLYFKYEGQDNNILKGIDFTINKGEIVGIVGLSGGGKSTLCYTLKGIIPNMVNGTIAGEINIFGQNINTMENYEKVKQIGMVFQDPEFQLFSSRVEDELAFALENMCVPRKTIISKVDEMLDLLGLENYRKQNPCLLSGGEKQLVALGAVLVLEPEIIIFDEAMSQVDNSGKETLKKVICNLRNNGKTIIMVDHEMNNLDIVDRILLLKQGKINIYEGDM; via the coding sequence GTGAGGCCTGCTGTAGAAGTAAAGAACTTGTATTTCAAGTATGAAGGACAAGATAATAATATATTGAAAGGCATAGATTTTACAATAAACAAAGGTGAGATAGTTGGTATAGTTGGACTTAGCGGAGGGGGTAAAAGTACTCTCTGCTATACTCTAAAAGGTATAATACCTAATATGGTTAATGGAACTATTGCCGGGGAAATTAATATTTTCGGTCAAAATATTAATACCATGGAAAATTACGAGAAAGTTAAGCAAATAGGAATGGTATTTCAAGATCCAGAGTTTCAATTATTTTCATCTAGAGTAGAAGATGAACTCGCATTTGCATTAGAAAATATGTGTGTACCTAGAAAAACAATTATTAGTAAAGTCGATGAAATGCTTGATTTATTAGGATTAGAGAATTATAGAAAACAAAATCCCTGCCTTTTGTCAGGAGGAGAAAAGCAATTAGTTGCTCTTGGGGCTGTACTAGTTCTAGAGCCGGAAATTATAATTTTTGATGAAGCTATGTCGCAGGTAGATAATAGTGGAAAAGAGACATTAAAAAAAGTAATATGTAATTTGCGTAATAATGGAAAAACCATAATAATGGTTGATCATGAAATGAACAATCTAGATATTGTGGATAGAATCCTATTATTGAAACAGGGTAAAATTAATATCTATGAAGGAGACATGTAG
- a CDS encoding energy-coupling factor ABC transporter ATP-binding protein, with the protein MTIIRADNIYYGYKKNSSIIKGLSLEIDNNITALIGENGSGKTTLGKLLCGIFKPTQGTVYINNEPTNNMSLGEIGKTIGYLFQNPNRQIFALTVKEQMLFVDQIMDKDDIESKTRMENILNYFDLHEKLNEYTYRLSQGEKQRLALASIILSNPRYLILDEPTTGLDIIRKQRLADYIKDIKVEDIGILIISHDMEFVNENADRIITLSKGEIIHDTK; encoded by the coding sequence GTGACGATTATACGAGCAGATAATATTTATTATGGGTATAAAAAAAACAGTAGTATAATAAAAGGCTTGTCATTGGAAATTGATAATAACATAACTGCTCTTATTGGTGAAAACGGTTCAGGAAAAACTACATTGGGGAAATTATTGTGTGGAATATTCAAGCCTACACAAGGTACTGTATATATTAACAATGAACCCACTAATAATATGTCTTTAGGTGAAATAGGCAAAACGATAGGATATCTGTTCCAAAACCCAAACAGACAAATATTTGCATTAACTGTTAAAGAACAAATGCTTTTTGTTGATCAAATCATGGACAAAGATGATATAGAAAGTAAAACAAGAATGGAAAATATATTAAATTATTTTGATCTGCATGAAAAACTTAATGAGTATACTTATAGATTGAGTCAAGGAGAAAAACAGAGACTTGCTCTTGCGAGTATAATCTTAAGTAATCCTAGATATTTAATTTTAGATGAACCTACGACAGGACTTGACATAATAAGAAAGCAACGATTAGCTGATTACATAAAAGATATTAAGGTAGAAGATATAGGAATTCTTATTATAAGTCATGATATGGAATTTGTTAATGAGAATGCTGATAGAATAATTACTTTGTCAAAAGGAGAAATAATTCATGACACTAAGTAG
- a CDS encoding energy-coupling factor transporter transmembrane component T family protein: protein MTLSRDVDPRTKLFIVVCMSSLSVIIRDVKLLFIIFVISIIVCIMFKSPLLIVLRRLKKFILIFLFMILIQSVFTNSGTPIIIFLDIPLLTDVGIDKAFQFAFRMIIILISASLLMTSSSRELLQGLVQIKIPYDIAFMVMIGIKFIPLLSEELKDNLTAIELRGININKLSIKKKIRVYTYIFTPVIVGAVIKSKQIAIAMECKGLRAFDKRTSYIKLKLNFADYFIMILSTAITSYIYYIYL from the coding sequence ATGACACTAAGTAGGGACGTTGATCCACGAACTAAATTATTCATTGTTGTGTGTATGTCTTCTCTATCAGTTATTATTAGGGACGTGAAACTGTTATTTATAATCTTTGTTATAAGTATCATTGTTTGTATCATGTTCAAAAGCCCTTTGTTGATAGTATTAAGGAGATTGAAAAAATTTATATTAATTTTTCTTTTTATGATTTTGATTCAAAGTGTATTTACTAATAGTGGGACACCGATAATAATATTTTTAGATATACCTTTATTAACTGATGTAGGTATTGATAAAGCTTTTCAGTTTGCATTTAGAATGATTATCATATTAATTTCTGCATCATTATTAATGACATCTTCATCAAGAGAATTATTGCAAGGATTAGTTCAAATCAAAATTCCATATGACATAGCCTTTATGGTTATGATAGGAATCAAATTTATACCATTACTTTCTGAGGAACTAAAAGATAATCTAACAGCAATAGAACTTAGAGGAATTAATATTAACAAATTATCTATTAAAAAGAAAATAAGAGTATATACATACATATTTACACCAGTTATAGTAGGAGCAGTGATAAAGTCAAAACAAATTGCTATTGCTATGGAATGTAAAGGGTTAAGAGCATTTGATAAGAGGACAAGCTACATAAAACTCAAGTTAAATTTTGCAGATTATTTTATAATGATATTATCAACTGCTATAACCAGTTATATATATTATATATATTTATAA
- the mobB gene encoding molybdopterin-guanine dinucleotide biosynthesis protein B: MKIFSVYGYTDSGKTTTIENIIKELRKRRFTVGSVKEIHYEEFEIDKEGTNTSRHKEAGSQLVTARGYHETDILYQKKLSVEEILSFYNHDYVILEGVTDYNMPKILTAKSIAEIRERIDDSVFVISGRVAEQISEYEGIPVINCMKNIDELTNLLINKVYDKLPDFSKNCCSECGYDCRTLGNKILRGEAKREDCSIKNTYTKLYIDDREIDMVPFVSKILNNAVLGVIKELDGYKKGSTIRIETKS; the protein is encoded by the coding sequence ATGAAAATATTTTCTGTATATGGTTATACTGATTCGGGTAAAACGACTACAATTGAGAATATAATTAAAGAACTAAGGAAACGAAGATTTACTGTTGGCTCAGTTAAAGAAATTCATTATGAAGAATTTGAAATAGATAAAGAAGGAACTAATACATCAAGGCATAAAGAAGCAGGATCACAATTGGTTACTGCAAGAGGTTATCATGAAACAGACATCTTGTATCAGAAGAAATTATCTGTTGAAGAGATATTATCGTTCTATAACCATGATTATGTAATTCTAGAAGGCGTAACCGATTATAATATGCCTAAAATATTGACCGCTAAGAGTATAGCAGAAATCAGAGAAAGAATAGATGATAGTGTGTTTGTCATATCTGGTAGAGTCGCTGAGCAAATAAGTGAATACGAAGGCATTCCTGTTATTAATTGCATGAAAAATATTGATGAGTTGACTAATCTGTTAATAAATAAAGTTTATGATAAATTACCTGATTTCAGCAAAAATTGTTGTAGCGAATGTGGTTATGATTGTAGAACATTAGGTAATAAAATATTAAGGGGAGAAGCTAAAAGAGAAGATTGTAGTATAAAAAACACATATACTAAGTTATATATTGATGATCGTGAAATAGATATGGTTCCTTTTGTAAGCAAAATCTTAAATAATGCTGTTTTAGGAGTTATTAAGGAATTAGACGGTTATAAAAAAGGAAGTACTATAAGAATTGAGACTAAATCTTAA
- a CDS encoding RIO1 family regulatory kinase/ATPase domain-containing protein, producing the protein MNYELMKTFKSRKNKVELIYDIDNGMKLVRKEYLNLEHCKKKETSILRILEKHNVKVPRIIYENNNMIYMTYISDVTLLDYFLLIENDIVIDKDKAIIDIFKKVFSWLEQYYQITFEYMGRRLIFYDINFRNFLIKDDIIYGIDFEDSISGSKEIDGGRFCAYLLTYKPILTEWKINITAKVIDLLVDDFKYDRKSLLNEIKKELDKINFRRWDGHRTSKVKYIISLLDSYAE; encoded by the coding sequence ATGAATTATGAATTAATGAAAACCTTTAAAAGTCGGAAAAATAAAGTAGAACTTATTTATGATATAGACAATGGAATGAAGTTGGTTCGCAAGGAATATCTCAACTTGGAACATTGTAAGAAAAAAGAAACAAGTATTTTGAGAATATTAGAAAAACATAATGTGAAAGTTCCAAGAATTATATATGAAAATAATAATATGATATATATGACATATATCAGTGATGTAACATTATTAGACTATTTTTTGCTGATTGAAAATGATATTGTTATAGATAAGGATAAAGCAATTATAGATATTTTCAAAAAGGTGTTTTCATGGTTAGAGCAATACTATCAAATCACTTTTGAATATATGGGTAGAAGATTGATATTCTATGATATTAATTTTAGGAATTTCTTAATAAAAGATGACATAATCTATGGAATAGATTTTGAAGATAGCATTAGTGGATCTAAAGAAATAGATGGTGGACGATTTTGTGCATATTTATTAACATATAAACCTATATTGACTGAATGGAAAATCAATATTACTGCGAAAGTTATAGATTTATTAGTTGATGATTTTAAGTATGATAGAAAATCATTATTAAACGAAATAAAAAAAGAATTAGATAAAATTAATTTTAGAAGATGGGATGGACATAGAACCAGTAAAGTAAAATATATAATTAGTTTATTAGATAGTTATGCAGAATAA
- a CDS encoding flavin reductase family protein, whose translation MAKINWKPGNMLYPLPAVLVSCGNNKDNYNIITIAWTGTICTNPPMTYISVRPNRYSYNIIKETKEFVINLTCENLVKAVDYCGVKSGKDINKFSEMNLTIEKATKIDAPLIAESPVNIECIVKDIVKLGSHDMFIAEVVAVNADDQYIDKNNKFHLDKSNPICYSHGTYFSLGKKLGTFGYSVAKKPKKKYRKK comes from the coding sequence ATGGCAAAAATCAATTGGAAACCTGGTAATATGCTCTATCCATTACCAGCTGTATTAGTTTCCTGCGGAAACAATAAAGACAATTATAATATTATAACAATTGCATGGACGGGAACAATATGTACTAATCCTCCAATGACTTATATATCTGTCCGACCAAATAGATATTCTTATAATATAATTAAAGAGACAAAAGAATTTGTTATCAATCTAACCTGTGAGAATTTAGTTAAAGCAGTAGATTACTGTGGCGTCAAATCAGGAAAAGATATTAATAAATTCAGTGAGATGAATCTTACCATAGAAAAAGCAACTAAAATTGATGCACCTTTGATTGCTGAAAGTCCTGTTAATATAGAATGTATCGTTAAAGATATCGTTAAACTTGGTTCTCATGATATGTTTATTGCAGAAGTTGTCGCTGTTAATGCAGACGATCAGTATATAGACAAAAACAATAAATTCCATCTTGATAAATCTAATCCAATATGCTATTCACATGGAACCTATTTCTCCCTAGGCAAGAAATTAGGTACATTTGGATATTCTGTTGCAAAAAAGCCTAAAAAGAAATATCGTAAAAAATAA
- a CDS encoding methyl-accepting chemotaxis protein, whose protein sequence is MKSIKFRLIFILSIIIIVACGSLSIISYNFSKQTLVRCVEHNLTIIAEKSSQVIEERINNELGKLEVIAGRTRITDPNNTNEDKLNALKEEVKRNGYQLMDLVDINGQAISTEGKTYNISERDYFQKAINGQSTISDVLVSKEDGSLIIAYATPIKYDGEVQGVVVSLMNALSFSNLVSDITVEESGYAYVVNDKGLIVADKDVNRVYNVNLIDEANTDKSAKKLSNLLVKMIAREHGSTSYTYDGNRNMIGYAPIENTNWSIGITAPLNEVLSELDGMERSTLITSIVILIISLILMYIIGIYIAKPLIQLSKNIDIMSKFDLTERKDKNDSKHKSRKDEIGFIYNSISVMQNNFVNLIRKIIDTVNRINESSSNMNLTTQQSAKAAEEVAITIGEIAQGATDQAKYTESGSQTVYDLGNLIETENECIDEVSDNANEVIKLADEGLIEINHLLKNTDLSIEATKEISDVIKKTNESSIKISEASTMIASIAKQTNLLALNAAIEAARAGESGKGFAVVAEEIRQLAEQSTSSTKDIDKVVNELTTNASLAVNRMKDVSSVVDNQRKSVDVTESKYKQIVDAINDTGESIKKLNNIGVDLQSKKEHILEVIQNMSAIAEENAANTEEGAASTQEQSAALQQIASTSESLSALAAELEKEASRFQV, encoded by the coding sequence ATGAAAAGCATTAAATTTAGGCTAATTTTTATTTTATCTATTATTATTATAGTGGCATGCGGTTCTTTAAGTATCATTTCTTACAATTTCAGTAAGCAGACATTAGTTAGATGTGTGGAACATAATCTTACAATCATAGCTGAAAAATCATCTCAGGTAATTGAAGAAAGAATTAATAATGAGTTAGGTAAATTAGAAGTTATAGCTGGTCGAACTAGAATAACTGATCCAAATAATACTAATGAAGATAAGTTGAATGCATTAAAAGAAGAAGTTAAGAGAAATGGATATCAATTGATGGACTTGGTAGATATCAATGGACAGGCTATTTCTACAGAAGGAAAAACATACAATATAAGTGAAAGAGATTATTTTCAGAAAGCGATAAATGGTCAATCTACAATATCTGATGTTTTGGTAAGTAAAGAGGATGGATCTCTTATTATTGCTTACGCAACACCTATAAAATATGATGGTGAAGTACAAGGGGTAGTAGTTTCATTAATGAATGCTCTCTCTTTTAGCAATCTTGTATCTGATATTACAGTTGAAGAATCTGGATATGCTTATGTTGTTAATGATAAAGGTTTAATTGTAGCTGATAAAGACGTTAATAGAGTTTATAATGTGAATTTAATAGATGAAGCTAACACTGATAAGTCTGCTAAAAAGTTAAGTAATTTGCTAGTGAAAATGATTGCCAGAGAACATGGTAGTACATCTTATACATATGATGGTAACAGAAACATGATTGGCTATGCACCTATAGAAAATACTAATTGGTCAATAGGAATTACTGCACCGTTAAACGAAGTTCTTTCAGAACTTGATGGAATGGAAAGAAGTACATTGATAACTTCAATAGTTATATTAATAATATCACTGATCTTAATGTATATAATAGGTATATATATAGCAAAACCATTGATACAGCTATCTAAAAATATTGATATCATGTCTAAATTTGACTTGACAGAAAGAAAAGATAAAAATGATAGCAAACACAAGAGTAGAAAAGACGAGATTGGATTTATATATAATTCTATTTCTGTGATGCAGAATAATTTTGTTAATCTAATTAGAAAAATTATTGACACCGTTAATAGAATTAACGAGTCTTCTTCTAACATGAATTTAACTACACAACAATCTGCGAAAGCTGCAGAAGAAGTAGCTATTACAATAGGAGAAATTGCACAAGGGGCTACGGATCAGGCAAAATATACTGAGTCTGGTTCACAGACAGTGTATGATTTAGGTAATTTAATTGAAACAGAAAATGAATGCATAGATGAAGTAAGTGATAATGCAAATGAAGTCATAAAATTAGCAGATGAAGGGTTAATTGAAATAAATCACTTATTAAAAAATACAGATTTAAGTATTGAAGCGACAAAAGAAATATCTGATGTTATTAAGAAGACAAATGAAAGCTCAATAAAAATTTCTGAGGCTAGTACAATGATAGCTTCGATAGCAAAACAGACCAATTTATTAGCACTTAACGCTGCAATAGAAGCAGCAAGAGCTGGAGAATCAGGAAAAGGTTTTGCAGTTGTTGCAGAAGAAATAAGACAATTAGCAGAACAGTCTACGTCTTCAACAAAAGATATTGATAAAGTGGTTAATGAATTAACAACTAATGCTTCTTTAGCTGTTAATCGAATGAAAGATGTATCATCAGTAGTAGATAACCAGAGAAAGAGTGTGGATGTCACTGAATCAAAATATAAACAAATCGTTGATGCTATTAATGATACAGGTGAAAGTATTAAAAAATTGAATAACATTGGTGTTGATTTACAAAGCAAAAAAGAACATATATTAGAGGTAATTCAAAACATGTCTGCTATAGCTGAAGAAAATGCAGCAAATACAGAAGAAGGAGCAGCTTCTACCCAAGAGCAGTCAGCAGCTTTACAGCAAATTGCTAGTACCAGTGAGAGTCTTTCTGCACTAGCAGCAGAACTAGAAAAAGAAGCTTCAAGATTTCAAGTTTGA
- a CDS encoding methyl-accepting chemotaxis protein, producing MKSIKTKLILVISIIVLISCLALSFLVYKYGSDILLNKTEDNLVIISEKSSQVIAERINIEKKVLESIASKEKIVETYVTKREKMIALNNEISKYGYSKMFISDVDGKAYSNKDEEKDVSEREYFKKALDGETIISDVLKDETGKSLFVTYATPIYRGGGICGILIAIQDINAFTEMISDITIGANGYAFIVNKNGQLVADKSIERVNSVNMIDESKNSKQYSKIVNDMIEGLSGSGEYTIDDNNNIMGYAPIANTDWSLGVVAPVNEVLKELDQLKILSFSTTTIMLIITLLLVYMIGSMIAKPLRHLAKVLNRLSNYDLAKDDTQISKYFNRKDEIGIISNALFKMQNNFIDLITKITDASREVRDSSMAMTDITEQCANTANNVAVTIGEIAKSSSEQAHNTEVGSESIYQLGNLIEDEHNVMIELNDNSNKADELIDSGLVEISELINKTEESGKSAKEIFGVIAETNKSTQKIGKASTMIAAIAEQTNLLALNAAIEAARAGDAGKGFAVVAEEIRKLAEQSTTSTKEIDKIVNELVNNAKEAVVRIKEVSDIVEQQVTSVKETERKYKDISYAINDSSKSIDKLNSLGEELKTKKSEILDVISNLSAIAEENAASTEEVAASTEEQSASLQLIVSTSEKLSQLANELDNTASRFKI from the coding sequence GTGAAGAGTATTAAAACCAAATTAATTTTAGTTATTTCAATTATAGTCTTAATTTCGTGTTTGGCATTATCTTTTTTAGTATACAAGTACGGCAGTGATATATTACTAAATAAGACAGAAGATAATTTAGTAATAATATCTGAAAAATCATCACAGGTTATAGCAGAGAGAATAAATATAGAAAAAAAAGTACTTGAATCTATTGCATCCAAAGAAAAAATAGTTGAAACGTATGTTACCAAAAGAGAGAAAATGATTGCTCTTAATAATGAGATAAGTAAATATGGATATTCAAAAATGTTCATTTCAGATGTTGATGGAAAAGCGTATTCCAATAAAGATGAAGAGAAAGATGTATCTGAAAGAGAATATTTTAAAAAAGCATTAGATGGAGAAACTATTATTTCAGATGTACTTAAAGATGAAACGGGTAAATCTTTATTTGTTACATATGCTACTCCAATCTATAGGGGTGGTGGAATTTGTGGAATACTTATCGCTATTCAGGATATTAATGCTTTTACAGAAATGATTTCAGATATTACAATTGGTGCTAACGGATATGCTTTTATTGTCAATAAAAATGGTCAATTAGTAGCTGATAAAAGTATAGAGAGAGTTAATAGTGTCAATATGATAGACGAATCCAAGAACTCCAAACAATACAGCAAAATCGTTAATGATATGATTGAAGGATTAAGTGGTAGTGGAGAATATACTATCGATGATAACAATAATATAATGGGATATGCGCCAATAGCTAATACCGATTGGTCTTTGGGGGTAGTAGCTCCAGTCAATGAAGTACTAAAAGAATTGGATCAATTAAAAATATTAAGTTTCAGTACTACAACTATAATGTTGATAATAACTTTATTATTAGTGTATATGATTGGTTCAATGATTGCAAAACCACTAAGACATTTGGCAAAAGTTCTAAATAGGTTATCAAATTATGACTTAGCTAAGGATGATACACAAATCAGTAAATATTTTAATAGAAAAGATGAAATTGGTATTATATCCAATGCGCTTTTTAAAATGCAGAATAATTTTATTGATTTGATTACTAAAATAACAGATGCTTCTAGAGAAGTAAGGGATTCATCAATGGCTATGACAGATATTACGGAGCAGTGTGCTAATACTGCTAATAATGTTGCGGTAACTATAGGAGAAATAGCAAAAAGTTCTTCTGAGCAAGCCCATAATACTGAAGTAGGATCAGAATCAATCTATCAGTTAGGTAATCTTATTGAAGATGAACATAATGTTATGATAGAGCTTAATGATAATTCCAATAAAGCAGATGAATTAATAGATTCAGGTCTCGTGGAAATTAGCGAACTAATTAACAAGACTGAAGAAAGTGGTAAATCAGCAAAAGAAATATTTGGTGTCATTGCAGAAACCAATAAAAGTACTCAAAAGATTGGAAAAGCAAGTACAATGATTGCAGCTATAGCAGAACAGACTAATTTATTGGCTCTAAATGCGGCAATTGAGGCAGCAAGAGCAGGTGATGCAGGAAAAGGATTTGCAGTTGTGGCTGAAGAAATACGAAAACTCGCAGAACAGTCGACTACTTCTACTAAGGAGATAGATAAGATTGTTAACGAGTTAGTAAACAATGCAAAAGAAGCAGTAGTTAGAATAAAAGAAGTATCAGATATTGTTGAACAACAAGTCACAAGTGTGAAAGAGACAGAGAGAAAGTACAAAGATATTTCTTATGCTATAAATGATTCTAGCAAAAGTATTGATAAATTGAATTCATTAGGAGAAGAGCTTAAAACTAAGAAATCAGAAATATTAGATGTTATTAGTAATTTGTCAGCTATTGCAGAAGAGAATGCAGCAAGTACAGAAGAAGTAGCGGCATCTACAGAAGAACAATCTGCATCATTACAACTAATAGTGTCAACTAGTGAAAAACTATCCCAATTAGCTAATGAGTTGGATAATACGGCATCTAGGTTTAAAATATAA
- a CDS encoding ATP-grasp domain-containing protein, with the protein MVTKVLMIGLDKAFVDSLVASNKNYEVYILEEKEIYDSCSVEYTRKPIKEVRFSQYQQSSEIIDIICKWHKEVSFNVIVPGAEYAVKGTYKAMDILGFANPGQIAVEACTNKYKLRQICCAIGVPQPNFLKVNSTDQIEKFFNKKPIVIKPINRQASVGVVKVEKKEDIAGAWEECLNVSEGSRVVKRSLKWEYMVEDFIRGYEVSIESIVLKGESLFNNITYKDTIGGNYFAETGHIVPAEICDKDKQALLNSNEQMLKGLEAKSGLFHSEWKITEEGPKLIECAVRAPGDKIPELIKEVYKFNLFEAFLKVLMGEQPEINYTHNSYAGIRYFRPNPGRLVKITGVHILKDSPNVIKYLLNASSGQIIRPIKCSWDRIGFYMVRGNSLEELKRIMLEIENEIKFIIE; encoded by the coding sequence ATGGTAACAAAAGTTCTTATGATTGGGCTGGATAAAGCTTTTGTAGATTCTCTTGTAGCATCCAATAAAAATTATGAGGTTTATATATTGGAAGAAAAAGAGATATATGATTCTTGTTCAGTAGAATATACAAGAAAGCCAATTAAAGAGGTGAGATTTAGCCAATATCAACAAAGTTCTGAGATTATAGATATAATTTGCAAATGGCATAAAGAAGTATCATTTAATGTAATAGTTCCAGGTGCAGAGTATGCAGTTAAAGGAACATATAAAGCTATGGATATACTTGGATTCGCTAATCCAGGACAAATAGCTGTTGAAGCTTGTACCAATAAATATAAGCTTAGGCAAATATGCTGTGCTATAGGAGTGCCACAACCTAATTTTTTAAAGGTTAATTCTACAGACCAAATAGAAAAGTTTTTTAATAAGAAACCCATTGTTATTAAACCTATTAATCGGCAAGCATCTGTCGGAGTAGTTAAAGTTGAAAAAAAGGAAGATATAGCGGGTGCGTGGGAAGAATGCTTAAATGTTTCTGAAGGTAGCAGAGTAGTAAAAAGAAGTCTCAAATGGGAATATATGGTTGAAGATTTTATTAGGGGATATGAGGTTTCAATAGAATCAATTGTTCTAAAAGGAGAGAGTTTATTCAATAATATTACATATAAAGATACAATTGGAGGAAACTATTTTGCTGAGACAGGTCATATAGTACCAGCTGAAATTTGTGATAAGGATAAACAAGCTTTGTTAAATTCTAATGAACAAATGTTAAAAGGATTAGAAGCAAAATCAGGACTTTTTCATTCTGAGTGGAAAATTACTGAAGAAGGACCAAAACTAATTGAGTGTGCTGTTCGTGCACCTGGAGATAAAATTCCTGAACTTATAAAAGAGGTATATAAATTCAACTTGTTTGAGGCATTTCTAAAAGTATTAATGGGAGAACAACCTGAAATTAATTATACCCATAATTCCTATGCAGGAATAAGATATTTTAGACCAAATCCAGGTAGACTTGTAAAGATAACTGGTGTACATATATTGAAGGATAGTCCAAATGTAATAAAATATCTTTTGAATGCGTCATCTGGTCAAATTATTAGGCCAATTAAATGTTCGTGGGATCGTATAGGGTTCTATATGGTAAGAGGAAATAGTTTAGAGGAATTAAAAAGGATAATGTTAGAAATTGAGAATGAAATAAAATTTATAATAGAGTAA